From Quercus robur chromosome 8, dhQueRobu3.1, whole genome shotgun sequence:
tgccaagtattaaTAACCATGAGCTTTTGATAAAATGGTGTCAAGTAGTTAGTTTGggcttttgatgttgccaatgaaaattaggcttttgatattgctagcgagaattgggtttttgatattgtcaacaagaattgggcttttgatgATGTTGCCAATGTGGATTGggtttttgataaataaattgccatgggtttaaatcatgggctttgattatgaatttgaattccattgGTAAAATTTCCATGGATTTAAATCATGGACtttgattataaatttgaattccattgataaaattttcttgCCATGGACTTAAATCATGGGCTTTTCAGATACTGTCAAGCATAAGTATTCTTTGGCTTTAAAAAGAATGGGATGTGTGCTTTAAGCTCGTAGAGCCGGTTTTAGGCTTAcctaaataatgataataaaattgcaTAAACTAtgagttttttgggcttttgtgatagtttatatcatgacaataagatatgaaatatttgtgattaacataataatagggcaaaaaatatttgggaaagcccaataacttgttagtggtatttgaaaataaataggtggtatttaaataaaattaggtgaaAAAAAAGAGTACCCCAGCAACTTACAAAAAGAAGTTCCTAAAACAAAGGCCTCCAAAACGTCTTTAACGTAAGGGAAATTGAAAGAGCCGGTTTTGGGCTTAcctaaataatgataataaaattggataaaatatgagttttttgggcttttgtgatagtttatatcatgacaataagatatgaaatatttgtggttaacataataatagggcaaaaaatatttggaaaagtccaataacttgttagtggtatttgaaaataaataggtggtacttaaataaaattaggtgtaaaaaaaagtaccctaacaaTTTACAAAAGGAAGTTCCCAAAGTAAAAGCCTCTAGAACGTCTTCAACGTAAGGGAAATTGAAAAGTCAGAAGAGAATTGCCTCTCATTGTTAtatttttcctctatttatatAGATTGACATGCTTAAAAAACTAAGCTAAAAGAGATCAAATACGAATTGGAATGtgtccttatctctaaaaatcCGGAAAAGATAGGCTTTATCTCAATCAAGGGGTTCTCGGGCCGGGCCGAAGGTTTGGGCCAATCGGCACTTGCCATGTGCCGAAAGTTTGTTATCTCAATCAGAGAGTTCCCACATCCTAATGATCatttaattgttattttaattgtgattactcataatcaagttttgggacttttttttttttctcaaaaataatacACTTTTTCACTAATTTTGCAATATATTGTTGGACTTAAGTCCGACTTTGGGCCTGTGGCTGTGAGTAGTTATTTTTAAGGGAATTCAATCATCTTTGATGTGAACACAAATTTATCTGGATCAAATGGTCAAATCTTGGTTGACTGAAGTGTTTAGGGTAGATGGACCTTGCCACCTTGGTTAATAAGGTGGCCTTTCGCGGActgaaaaaaggaaagaagaaaaaccctTTTGCTAAAAGCCCGTAAAACCCTTCTCCTCTACACTACAGTGTGTACGAAAAACCCCAAAGCAGCAATTGATACACAGACACAGACACAGACACAGACACAGTAGTAATACAATACAATGGCCATCACCATCAGATTGAAACACTGGCAAACTGCCCTTACTCACCATGGCGCGTCCCTACTCTCCTGCCTTCAGACCCAAACCCAAACTCCCTCTCGCTCCCTATGCTCTCTTCTTTCACCCACCAATTCTGAGGAGGATCAGAAACGGAGACAGAATGAGGAGCAAAAGGAAATGTTTCGCATGAATTACAAAGTAGATGCCACTTCTCATGACACCCGTCAGCCTTTCAAGCCTTCTGTTTTTTTCTatgtatgttttctttttattctattCCAATTTCAGGCCCTTACaactgtattttttttcccatgtaATGggttggtaattttttttttaaaaaaaaaaaaaaaaattaaaattgagtcTTTTGGTTTAAAGGTGTGTTTTTGAATGATGGTGCCAGATTGGGAATCAGGGTCATGAAGCTAGCGTAGGGGATTTTATATTCACGGAAAGACTTAAATATGTTGATGTCAAAGACAAGGTACGAGGATCAATGACTTTTCCTgtgtgtttctttgtttttgcaatGTGGAGTTATTTTGgtcttgcttttcttttcttttcttttttttcatacccatatatatatatatatatatatatatattttaatttttttaattagtaagtTACAAATGGCTCATGGGTTTTGATCCTATGATCTCACCCTTCATCCTATTCTTATGGGGGAAGGAAGAAGCGTCATTTGAACTACAGTACATTGGGTACTTGATTTCTTATATGTAACAACTAGTTATCGTGGAAACTTGGTTGAATGGGGCAAATGgattttaaaaagtattttagAAGAGACAAGTCATGGTCAAGCACAATTTGATATGCAGTCGAGTAGTTTAGTAAGAGGAGAAGGAAAtgtttggggaaaaaaatggaGATTATTGAGTAGAAGTAAATAATATATGCTAGTAAAGTGAACTATGTAATCATTTTGTTGGAAAACCTTTTAATAATGGAGacagaaaattaaaattcacaGGAAGTAAATCGCATCACAGAACTCCCCCTCCAACACATGATGCTGCACGTTTGCGCAAGCAGGTCCTGTGTATGAGTGGATTGGGCGTCAAGCCTTTGAATCAATATTTATAAGTAGAATGGGGCTATATTCTACTGCAGAGACCTGGGAAACTATCAGAGGAACAGTATGCAAGTAGGCCTGGGGATCAGTTTACAAAATATTATGTCAAAATGCTAGGATATTTGGGGGCCAAATTCTGAATGAAGATAGTATAATAAATTACATTTGCTGGGAAGTAAGGACCCAAGCTACAGCAAGAGTGAGCTTCAAGGATACATCAACGAATAGGCAATTATGCTGCAACTGGGGAATCCTATTGTCAGATTTCAGAGTCTGACTGTCTGAGGCTTTGTAGTGTTTGATGCGTAAAGATTCCTTTCTtcttgtttgtatttgattgttAGCAGCTTAGCCTTGTGATTTGTGGTTTGTGGGAGTCTAGTGTGTAGATTGGAGTGGGGCTCTCTTTATGTTGAGGTGCAGAgtaaaaatgcttttttttttttttttttttggtgggggggggggggggggggtgttccAAAGTAACATGGATATGCTTTGGAATGCTAATGCCACAGACTATCTTCCAAAGAATATCATCTGAAACAATGTAGCTTTAATATGGTCTTGGAAATTAGCACTATCGTAGATCCAGTGGCCCAAATAATGATTAGAAAGTACCAGCATGGGTTTATCACTTGATATGATCATAAGAGTTTTAATTTGcccttttgtctttttttattattattatttattaaatttgttcTCAGCAAGCCTTTCTTCTCTTATTCGTATTACCATCTGGTTGGTAGGATATGTAATATTAAAAAGTATTCTGTGTGCGTTTTATACACGCAATTAAATTAACagctgtaaatttttttttggttattgtttgCTGTGACATTTTTCATTACCTGCAGGTGGAATTCACCAAGGTTGGCTTAGTTTCACTAAAAAGGAAGCTTTTCTTGCGTCACCCACTCAAACGCTTGCTGCAGAACGCATATGTTAAGGCAGTAGTTGAGGCTCATGTAAGAAAAATATCTATTCTTCCTAATACGCCACTTCTCTTGCAGTGGTTGCTTAATAAGAACCATTTTTCAGATGCTTATCTTATAGAAACCTGCCAGTCTAATACACTTTGAGTAAGATCAGTTGAAGTTACCTATCATTGATTTGTTTTGCTAATGTTCCTTGGACAAAGTTGCATCAATGCATCTCCTCCCACCATAAGGGATGTAGGGTGAGGTTTTTCAATCTTTTGGGTGTGTGTTTATTAAAAATAGGAGTTAAGTGCTACAagaaatttttccttttttttttttttttctccttttgccATTTGGCACATTATaagtataataaattattagcaTAGTTTTCTCTAACTAAATCACTAATTCACTATTACCAAAGATGCCTGAAGATTAAAAATACTACTTAGATTAAAATTCGATTTCccaaagtttaaaatattttcgttatttattttattaataatatgccatgctttttttgttttaataataaaagttaagcCTTACATGACATGCTTGAACTATGTAATTCAACATATGTATTACACAGCGTATGACATGCTTTTGCTATGTGATACACTATAAGTATAAGTACGTAAGAATTGTTaacatagtttttaaaaaactataatgACAAAAGTTAGATTaccaaaagtttttaaaatttgaaaggactttcattattttaataatcgattataaattttggattttaataaaaatttggtcTTAAACTATGTTCTTTTGGCATGTGAGTTAATagtatttttagtttgtttatttttactatttttttttattgtttaaattcaattatattattgaaGTGTATCTTCAATTTTCACATGATTTTCTATTAATTTGTGCATCGCATGAGCATGTTTATTTACGAGAGATATAGTTCCCCCATTTATAGtatgtttaattattgaatctattttttttcctctacagGTTCAAGAGTTCGGAAAGGTGATTACATTAATAATAGAAAGTGGAATGATGTATTTTACGCCCAAACCAGCAGTCACAACCAGGCTAAGTTGCCTAGACCCTTTGTatagaatttcaaaatatatctattttaGTTCAAACACATTGATAGCATGTGGACAAATAGTTGTCACATTGATGCTGGATGGGGATTATTAACATAGATGAATTAATTCTGGTATGGATATCCAATTACATTAAAACTTcagaaatatagaaaataaagattAGTGAAGTTTGGTTGAGTTGGAAGATTATAAAGAGGAAGAGTGGTATAGTTTTAGACACATAATTGTTAAATCTAAGAATCATTTCTGGCCACCACAATTT
This genomic window contains:
- the LOC126695017 gene encoding 50S ribosomal protein L21, mitochondrial-like; amino-acid sequence: MAITIRLKHWQTALTHHGASLLSCLQTQTQTPSRSLCSLLSPTNSEEDQKRRQNEEQKEMFRMNYKVDATSHDTRQPFKPSVFFYIGNQGHEASVGDFIFTERLKYVDVKDKVEFTKVGLVSLKRKLFLRHPLKRLLQNAYVKAVVEAHVQEFGKDFTKLRVVDFGFLDDEGRKKNLKF